A region from the Candidatus Thiothrix putei genome encodes:
- a CDS encoding rhodanese-like domain-containing protein gives MFGIREVDAAGLKKMLDSGEKVHLIDVRSASEVAQGIIEGSEFMPLHTLPLRMNDLPKDETIVFYCRSGARSAQACMFLAQNTGIEAVNLRGGIISWYQSGMKVVLPNAA, from the coding sequence ATGTTTGGAATTCGTGAGGTTGACGCCGCCGGTTTGAAAAAAATGCTGGATTCAGGTGAAAAAGTCCACTTAATTGACGTGCGTTCCGCTTCGGAAGTAGCTCAGGGTATTATTGAAGGATCTGAATTCATGCCCTTGCATACCCTGCCATTACGGATGAACGATCTGCCGAAAGATGAAACCATCGTGTTTTATTGCCGCAGCGGGGCGCGTTCAGCACAAGCCTGCATGTTTTTAGCACAGAATACCGGCATAGAGGCGGTAAATCTGCGTGGTGGGATTATTTCGTGGTATCAATCAGGTATGAAGGTTGTGTTACCAAACGCTGCCTAA